Below is a window of Staphylococcus succinus DNA.
AGGAGTTCCAGGTGTCTCCATTGTAGTATTAATTACAACGTTGACTTCTATGGGACTTCCGGCAGAAGGACTAGCACTTATTATAGGGATTGATCGTCTGCTTGATATGGTAAGAACATGCGTAAACGTAATGGGTAACGCATTATCTACTATAGTCATTGCGAAATGGGAAAATGTTTATGATAAAGAAAAAGGGCAAGAATACTTAAAAACAATATAAAATTTTAATTCTGACATTAAAACACCAAGTAGTGTATACACTACTTGGTGTTTTTATAATGATATGACATTAGTGCTCAATTAGAAAATCAATAAGCTATTCAATGTAATAGAAGATATTTAAATATGAGCTAGGTTATGAAATTACATACCTTTCATTTCGCCCATATCATGAATTTTCATCATTAAACCATGAGGAATATCATCATGACTTACAACTTCCATTTTACTAAAAGCATCATCGCCGTCAGTTTTAATTAATTTTACAAAATCGCCATGTTTTGGTGAAAAGCCTGATTCAGAAGGAAGTTTGACATTTTTTTCTACTTTATGATCTTTTTCACTCACTATTTTTTCAGCAGTAGTATCATTTTTCATGTAACCATAATAGGTTTCTTTTTGCCCACCAGACATCATCATAATGACTAATACAATAGCTACAATCAACATGATAGCACTTATAGTAATCGCAAATACTTTATTGTTTTTCAACGTTGAATTCTCCTTTATGTTTATTTACTCTGTTATATCTAAAAAGGTAAAATAATGCAATTAAAAGATGAATACATAAGCCAACTTAAAATAATTGTTTCATCAACACACATTGTTAATATATTCCATTTTAAGTGTAACATTGAATACGTCTTATTGTGGTGAAATGCGAATGTATTTTAATTCATTCTGGGCAATTGTAAATGTTAAGGAATTATTTAGTGTGGTAAGCTGCTTGATTTCAGCTTTAGGTTGACTTGATTGTTCAATATGTTGCAAAATGGAACGTTCAATATATGTATTATCGAAAGACGGAGGCAATACATAGTCAATTAACCCATGTTCTTTATTAAGTGTTTGGATGAATACAACGGATTGTCTTGATAAATCATAATGCTTTAAAACAAATGTTTGAGAGTGATTTGTTGTTAAATGTTGATGTAATGCATTGAATAACAATATGTGTATGTTACTTTCGTCTTTAAAAACAATATAATTTTGATGCATATATAAACGTTTTCCGATAAAAGGGTTTATAAATTGATACAAATAGATTAACGGCTCATAAAGACAATAATGGTTCATTATTGCTAACTCTGTCTCATTTTTATTTATAAGTGAATAACCCACACCACAACCATTGGTAAGCATAGCCATCATATGACACATTAAATCTGAAAGTTTTAATGGAATATTGGATTCATAATATTTGAAACAATTTTTGGTTAATTTCGTATATACAAATTTAGTAGATGGAATATGTGATATTTCAATAAGTTTATTATAGCACTCAAAATAACTCATTTCTTTTTTGAAATCCTTATGCAGCGCATATAAAGAAGAACGTGTGTTAGATGTTTCGATATCAATGAAATTGAAGTCAAAGTTAAAATTATGTAACTGCTTTAAAGCCAAAGTTAATGAACTTGATTGATTGATAACACCTTCTACAGTTATAGCTAATTTAATTTGAGTATTTATATTTCGGATCTTACTTGAAAAACGCTTGATATCTTTAAGGGAAAGTTGTTTTGCATCAAAGAGTAACAGTAAGTTATCCATATTGCTTTGAATATCAAATGCCAGGGTAGAGTTTGTAATTTGTAAAATAATATTTTCGATTGCTATAAATTGATTTATTGTTTCAATACGTACCGCTAAGTGAACTTGATTTGAAAATACTGAATTCAAAAATGTTATCACAGTTGTGAGAGATAATTTTTCAAGAGCAAGGTTATTTAAGTTATTCAACAGTAAATATATTTCCGCAAAATCACTGAATTTCATTTTACTGTTTATGTTAGCTTGAATCATATCAGTTATATGATCTATGTGAATAAATACCTTGGGAACTTTGGTTAATGTGTCATAGCATAAATCATCTAAATCAACATTTATTTGATTATATTTGGTAGGTTGATTTATTTCTATTGACTTGAAATAGGGGGCATAATTAACAATATCCGCAGTAACAAGTTTTATTGGAATTGTGTTATTACGGTTACAATTTTTTCTATACATATTAGGTGTTATATTTAAATACTTTTTAAAATGATGTGTATAAATTGAATAATGATTAAAACCTACATGTTCTGAAATTCGATGGATGGTGTTTTGGGTATACATTAATTCGTCTAAGGAAAGTGCAATTTTTAAACTTGCAACATAATGTTTGAAATTAATGCCTAAATATTTTTTGAATAGAATGGAAATATAGGATGTTGAAATGTAAAAGACATTTGTGATTTCTTTTGAAGTAACGGGATAAGTACTATGTGTTTTTATAAATTCTGTAATATTATTTAATAAAGCATTCTCTGATAAGATGCTCGGAATATAGAGCGTGTCTAAATGAATTTTCGTTTCGCTATTTAAAATATCTATCAACTTAGAAATGGTTTGGTCATCCACTTCATATTGATTATATAATTGTTCTATCATAGTTAAAATATGATGTTTAATATCGTCAGTTGAAGTAAGTTGTTTGAAATTATAATAGGTGTTGAAAAACGGTTGATGCACTGTATTAAACTGTTGTATTGGTAATACGAGTTCTACAAGTTTAGTTGCATGCTTAATTTGAAATAAATCATTGTGATTAATAATGATAACATCATTATTTACAGATTCATATTTGCCATTAATTACAATGTTAAATTGATGATTTAAAGAAAATAGTACTATTACTTGATTTATACATCTTCGAGTATTAGTAGTTAAAAGTTCATGAATACATAATGTACCTTTCACTGATTAACAACTCCTGATAATAAATGTAATTTGTTACTGAATAAATTACATTATATAACAAAACGTTATGAATATTAATGCTTTAAATATAAAAAGTAATGTTGAATGACGTTTGTTACTTTATAAAATGAAGTCTCAGGAAATTCACAGTGCAAATATCATATTACAATTCATGTAATGAAATTGAATGAATAAAATAGAGACACACTATTATACAAATAAAAAGGTTACGCTTCATTTCTAGCCAATATCATATAAAAAAGTTATTGCGTTATTTATTGAAACCGATTACAATGATGTTATTGAAATTTTTGGAACCGGTTCTATTTTAATAGGAGGCTTACATATGAACTATAAGAAATCAGCTGAAGATATTTTACATGCAATAGGTGGAGAAGCAAATATTGATGCAATGGCACATTGTGCGACGCGTTTAAGGCTTGTCCTTAAAGATGAAAGCATAGTTGATGAAAAGAAATTATCTAATTTAGATGTGGTTAAGGGAACCTTTTCTACAGGGGGACAATATCAAATCATTATTGGTTCTGGGACAGTAAATAAGGTGTTTTCAGAGTTAGAATTAATAACAGGGAAAGAAGCATCAACAACCTCTGAAGTTAAATCTGAGGGCAATAAAAACATGAATCCATTTCAAAAATTTGTGAAAATGTTATCAGATATTTTTGTACCCATTATACCAGCTATTGTTGCTGGAGGATTATTAATGGGAATCAATAACATTCTGACTGCACCAGGAATATTTTATGATAAACAATCATTGATTGATGTGCATGATCAATTTAAAGGTTTAGCAGAAATGATAAATATTTTTGCTAATGCGCCCTTTACTTTATTACCTATTTTAATTGGTTTTAGTGCTGCCAAAAGATTTGGTGGTAATGCTTTTCTAGGAGCGGCATTGGGGATGATACTCGTCCATCCAGACCTGATGAGTGCATATGACTATCCAAAAGCTTTAGAAGAAGGTAAAGTCATTCCTCATTGGAATTTATTTGGTTTAGAAATTAACCAAGTCGGTTATCAGGGACAAGTTTTACCAATGTTAGCTGCTGCTTATATTTTGGCGAACATTGAAAAAGGGCTACGTAAAATTGTACCAACCGTTTTAGATAATCTATTAACACCGTTACTTTCTATATTGATTACAGCATTTTTAACATTTTTATTTGTTGGACCAATTACTAGGACGTTAGGTTACTGGTTATCTGACGGATTAACATGGCTATATGAATTTGGTGGTGCTATCGGAGGATTACTATTTGGCTTACTCTATGCACCTATCGTTATAACGGGTATGCATCATAGCTTCATTGCAATAGAAACACAACTTATTGCTGATAGTGCAACGACAGGAGGATCTTTTATTTTCCCAATTGCAACAATGTCTAATATCTCGCAAGGAGCAGCCGCAATTGCAGCATTCTTTATTGTGAAAAATAATAAGAAATTAAAAGGTGTGGCATCTGCAGCAGGTATATCTTCACTTTTAGGCATTACTGAACCAGCAATGTTTGGTGTGAACTTGAAACTGAGATACCCATTTATTGGCGCTATTATAGGTTCAGGGATAGGGTCAGCTTATATATCGTTTTTTAAAGTGAAAGGTATTGCACTAGGTACAGCAGGCATACCGGGATTTATTTCAATCAGTGGTCAAAATAATGGATGGCTACACTATGGTATTGGGATGATTGTTACATTTATAGTAGCATTCGCAATTACGTATGCCCTTTCATATAAGAAAGTATATAAGGATTCTGTAGAATAACGGCAAAGTGAAAATCTAGATTTTATAATGTTTACAAATATCAAAGAGGATCGGCAGGATGTCTGCCAATCCTCTATTGAATTTCTAAAACGATTGTTATAACTTTTGCTTACGCCAGAGAAAAGCACCAACAATTGAAACTATGACCAAAGATATTCCGATAACAATTAGCCATGAAATATAACTTTGATCATTAATAGGTAAAGGTACATTCATACCAAAAAAGCTAAAAACTAAAGTAGGTAATGTTAAAAACACTGTAAATAATGTGAGTGTTTTCATTGTATTATTCATTTCATTAGAAAGTAGTGAAGCATAAGAGGTCGTTATACTTTCCAGTATATCCGTGTACAACCCGGTCGTTTCAATTGCTTGGTTATTTTCAATCACTAAATCTTCTAACAAATCTTCATCTTCATCAAAACGTTTAATTGCAGGAAGTCTGAATAGTTTTTTTATAATACTGTCATTACCTTTCAGTGCTGCAAGAAAATATACTAAACTTTTCTCTACTTCCATTAAGTTATAAAGTTGTTTATTGGTAACATTATTCTTAAGATTACGTTCGATACGTAAACGTGTCTTATTAAGTAAACGTAAATTTCTATTATAGTGATTAGCAATAGTCAATAAGATATTAAGTGCAAATCGACTATGAAAGTGCAAGTTCATATTTTGACGTGCAAAATTTTCAAGGAATTCATTCTCTACATTACAAACGGTTAGTATCTTTTTATTCCCAATGATAATACCTAAAGGAATGGTAATAAATGAAAGTACCTTTAAGTTGGTATCATTAACAATAGGGATATCGACTATAATCAGTGAGTAACCAGTATCTTCGTCATATTCTACACGAGCACTTTCTTCAGAATCTAATGGATCTCTTATAAAGTCTTCGGGGATATTATATAAATTCATTAATGTCTCTATTTCTTCACGAGTCGGATCGACGACATTAATCCAAGAAGTATTATAATCCAATTTAGATTCAATAATCTCATGTGTATTTGCGTGTTTATATGGATTAATCATAATACAAATATATCCTTTCTTATAAAATTCTTTTTAATATTAGCGAAGAAATAGATAGATGACAAGATTTATTTAAATCGACTATTCATTATGTGGTCTCACTAAAAGACGTAAAGGGCCGTTAAAGATGATTTTAAATATGTGTTCAACTAAAGTATCTGGGGCCATTCTTTGCTCATCTTGTACCCAATGTTTAATCAATGAAATCATAGCCCCTGCAGTATAACTATGGAAATAGTCTAAAGGAATATCTGCAATTGTATTGTTTTTTGAAACATGTTTTTTCATATTATTCAGCATAATATCAGAAATTTTATTTTCAATTTGACTTTTACGTTCTAAGCTAATAATAACTTTGTAGAAATCTATATGATCATGTAAATAAGTCACTACTTTTATTAAAATGTCTTCTGTAAAATGCTTAGCAAAAGCTTCTAAGTCATCATTCTGCATAATGACTTTGTCGAAATCAACTGCAGACGATAAAGCTAAGGTATACTCATCTTCTATATTCGAAAGTAAAATATATTTATCTTCATAATGCAAATAGAAAGTACCACGGTTAATATCAGCCTGTGATGTAATATCTTGTATCGTTATGTTATCTAATGCTTTTATTTTCAATAAATTTATAAATGCATGTTTAATAGCAGCTTTCGTTTTTCTTACGCGTCGATCTTCCTGCATTATAAATGCTCCTTCCTACTTAATAGACAATTTAGGTCTATGTGTTGATAAATGAACAATACGTTAATCATTGCATATTGAATATCTTATATTCCTTATTATAATAAACAAAGTAATGAATCACCAATACGATAATATATAAGGAGTTTATGGTTATGAATATATTTAAAAATAAATTGTTATGGATTACACCAATAGTAATTTTAATATTATTAATTATATTTTCAACTGCGTTTTATCCTGCCTATAACCCGCAGCCTAAAGATATGCCTATTGCGATTGTAAATCATGATAAAGGTACGGATATACAAGGTAGAACTATCAATGTTGGAGAGAATTTAGAAGATAAATTGAGCGACAGTGAATCAGATAAGATAAAATGGATTAAAGTTGATAATGAAAAAGAAGCACGTCAAGGATTAAATGAGCAAAA
It encodes the following:
- the rsp gene encoding AraC family transcriptional regulator Rsp, yielding MKGTLCIHELLTTNTRRCINQVIVLFSLNHQFNIVINGKYESVNNDVIIINHNDLFQIKHATKLVELVLPIQQFNTVHQPFFNTYYNFKQLTSTDDIKHHILTMIEQLYNQYEVDDQTISKLIDILNSETKIHLDTLYIPSILSENALLNNITEFIKTHSTYPVTSKEITNVFYISTSYISILFKKYLGINFKHYVASLKIALSLDELMYTQNTIHRISEHVGFNHYSIYTHHFKKYLNITPNMYRKNCNRNNTIPIKLVTADIVNYAPYFKSIEINQPTKYNQINVDLDDLCYDTLTKVPKVFIHIDHITDMIQANINSKMKFSDFAEIYLLLNNLNNLALEKLSLTTVITFLNSVFSNQVHLAVRIETINQFIAIENIILQITNSTLAFDIQSNMDNLLLLFDAKQLSLKDIKRFSSKIRNINTQIKLAITVEGVINQSSSLTLALKQLHNFNFDFNFIDIETSNTRSSLYALHKDFKKEMSYFECYNKLIEISHIPSTKFVYTKLTKNCFKYYESNIPLKLSDLMCHMMAMLTNGCGVGYSLINKNETELAIMNHYCLYEPLIYLYQFINPFIGKRLYMHQNYIVFKDESNIHILLFNALHQHLTTNHSQTFVLKHYDLSRQSVVFIQTLNKEHGLIDYVLPPSFDNTYIERSILQHIEQSSQPKAEIKQLTTLNNSLTFTIAQNELKYIRISPQ
- a CDS encoding TetR/AcrR family transcriptional regulator, giving the protein MQEDRRVRKTKAAIKHAFINLLKIKALDNITIQDITSQADINRGTFYLHYEDKYILLSNIEDEYTLALSSAVDFDKVIMQNDDLEAFAKHFTEDILIKVVTYLHDHIDFYKVIISLERKSQIENKISDIMLNNMKKHVSKNNTIADIPLDYFHSYTAGAMISLIKHWVQDEQRMAPDTLVEHIFKIIFNGPLRLLVRPHNE
- a CDS encoding DUF4889 domain-containing protein, with amino-acid sequence MKNNKVFAITISAIMLIVAIVLVIMMMSGGQKETYYGYMKNDTTAEKIVSEKDHKVEKNVKLPSESGFSPKHGDFVKLIKTDGDDAFSKMEVVSHDDIPHGLMMKIHDMGEMKGM
- a CDS encoding sucrose-specific PTS transporter subunit IIBC; the protein is MNYKKSAEDILHAIGGEANIDAMAHCATRLRLVLKDESIVDEKKLSNLDVVKGTFSTGGQYQIIIGSGTVNKVFSELELITGKEASTTSEVKSEGNKNMNPFQKFVKMLSDIFVPIIPAIVAGGLLMGINNILTAPGIFYDKQSLIDVHDQFKGLAEMINIFANAPFTLLPILIGFSAAKRFGGNAFLGAALGMILVHPDLMSAYDYPKALEEGKVIPHWNLFGLEINQVGYQGQVLPMLAAAYILANIEKGLRKIVPTVLDNLLTPLLSILITAFLTFLFVGPITRTLGYWLSDGLTWLYEFGGAIGGLLFGLLYAPIVITGMHHSFIAIETQLIADSATTGGSFIFPIATMSNISQGAAAIAAFFIVKNNKKLKGVASAAGISSLLGITEPAMFGVNLKLRYPFIGAIIGSGIGSAYISFFKVKGIALGTAGIPGFISISGQNNGWLHYGIGMIVTFIVAFAITYALSYKKVYKDSVE
- a CDS encoding magnesium transporter CorA family protein; translation: MINPYKHANTHEIIESKLDYNTSWINVVDPTREEIETLMNLYNIPEDFIRDPLDSEESARVEYDEDTGYSLIIVDIPIVNDTNLKVLSFITIPLGIIIGNKKILTVCNVENEFLENFARQNMNLHFHSRFALNILLTIANHYNRNLRLLNKTRLRIERNLKNNVTNKQLYNLMEVEKSLVYFLAALKGNDSIIKKLFRLPAIKRFDEDEDLLEDLVIENNQAIETTGLYTDILESITTSYASLLSNEMNNTMKTLTLFTVFLTLPTLVFSFFGMNVPLPINDQSYISWLIVIGISLVIVSIVGAFLWRKQKL